The genomic region GTTGAAGCGAATATTACGGTTATCAATTTCCAATAATTCTGATGTAGATTGGTCTTCCCGTGAACTGCCGGATATTTCGTAGGTGAATGTTATACTTGAACTTCCATTTGTTTGGACTAATTCTCTTTGAGGTAGATAATTCAATCGAAATTCAGACTCAGGAGTTCCAATAGCGATCATATATCCCGCATTTAAACTGGTGATAGGATTAATGTAAATTTCTCCTTGTTCCGGTTGCATATCACCGAACCTTATGGAATTCACCGTAATGAGTTCAATGGATTGCATAACTTGAGCACTCACATTGATGTCTGCAGAAATCCGGTTATCCTCCGAGCTTTGACCATAAGCTTGTTGAAGACCTAAAATGATGAATAAAGCTATGATAAGAGCATTTTTCATAAGTATCGATATATTGAATCGAGGTATAATTATACACTCCAAATATCTCCTTAAATGTATAGTAAAACCAGTTAGTATATTTTAATTCGAGCTAACGATTAGCAATTCAAGACATTGAAAACTTAAAATAGCAAAAGGGATAATATGTCCGGGCTTAGAAAGGGGGAGAGGAGAGGAAAGTATAAACCAAAAATAACAGAAGCCGGATGTCCGGCTTCTGTTAGTAAATGATAAGAGAAAGTAATTTAGCTGCCGAGATAATTTGTATTCACCGTTGTAACGGCTCGGGTATATTTATTTTGCTGGACGGCATCTGCAGCAGATTTTTTAGCATAATCCTCACCTTCACAGTCATAGTTGATTTGAATGTTTCCACCCAGATCTATATCAATGGGGTTAGGGTTGTCTGATGTGTGCCCAACCAATACAGAACCATTGATAGTAGGTGTGCCGCGACCGTCAAATAAAGAGGCGTTCTCAAATATTACCAATCCATTAAACTCAAAGTTACCCCTAATGTCAAGAGTATTATCTAAGGAGTCAGCATATTCCATATAGGCACTGCCTTGAATAATCATAATACCATATCCCTCTGTTTGCTGGCCGGTTAATCTCACATTTCCGTCTATAAAAAAGACCCCAGGTTGATCCGCAGTTCCCAAAGTACCGCTGTAATCAGTGTTAACGGTGGTTGCATTCCCTGAGTCTTTTAAGCGGGCAATCAGTTCATCTGTTGGTTCATAGTTTAGGGTTGGGTCTACAC from Gracilimonas sp. harbors:
- a CDS encoding DUF4402 domain-containing protein codes for the protein MKNALIIALFIILGLQQAYGQSSEDNRISADINVSAQVMQSIELITVNSIRFGDMQPEQGEIYINPITSLNAGYMIAIGTPESEFRLNYLPQRELVQTNGSSSITFTYEISGSSREDQSTSELLEIDNRNIRFNSEGRYYIWVGGRIDLQNAAPGSYQGDFTIEIDYI